AGTTTTTCTTTTCAAAAAAATTATTATCAAATGTCCTATAAGCTCTTACTAAACTGTGTATAATCAATAAAAAATATATTAAAGCCATGGATAGTAAAGTATTTTCCTTTGAAAATAAATTTACTTTCTTTAAAATAATAAATGTAAATAAATAAATTACAAATATATAAATATCCTTATATTTAATTTTTACTTTATATTCTTCATCTCTATACCTACCATGGCGTATTATATATAGACTTTGAACAATAATAAAATATAAAATTCCTAATTTAAATTCTTCTAAAATAAGCATATTAAAATCTGCTAGAACTGTGAAAAATAAAGCCATTCGTAAAAGAATCAAATCTTTTTTATCACATATATTATTTTCTATAGACAAAGTAATAGCAAAACATATAATTATACTTATAAACTTTATGTTTGCAGAATACCTATATAAATTTTTAACTTTGCAAAAATCTATAATTAAAATAAGTAAATAGATTATTAGATTGAAGCCAAGCAATATTTTTGTAATACTCTGCTTAACATTTTTTATGTTCACCCTTTTCACTCCTAAATTTTAATAATACTATTATTTTTAGCATCTGAGCAGTTTTAAATATCAACATACTGTATCAATATATTTGCTGAAATACAATATGTTGTATTTGTATTAGTAATATTTTAACTATACAATTTGCTCATCTAATAAAGTTTTCATTACATATTAAATAAAACCTACTAACAATAAGTTAGCAGGTTAATTTTAATTATTTAACTTTTATTTCTAGTTCCTTGCTTTGCTGCTATCTTACTAGCATTTCCTGTATCCATATATCCTGTAGTGGAATTTCTACTATCTTTGCTGCTATCTATAGCTCTTTGATTTTTAGATTTTATATCAAAATCCTTTTCCACAAAATCACATCCTTATATATTATTGAAATTCACTATATATTATTCTCAAAATAGCTTTATATTATTTTAAAATTATTTTATTATATTTTTTTCAATTATATTTAAAATTTTTTAAATATTCTTTATTTTATATATTTATTTATATTATTAAATGTTATAATTTATACAATATATAAAGAATTGAGGGATATAATGAACTTATTTTTTGAAGACATAACTACTAATAATTTTTATGACTGCATATTACTAAGTACTAATAATAATGGCAGTCATTATATATTTGAAGAGTTTGTAGATTCAGTAGCATTTTCTGTGGCTATATCAAAAGTAGAATCTAAACTTATACCTAAAATTATATTTTCAGAAAAGGATATGGTAGGATTTGCTTTATATGGTTACTGCCAGGCGGAAAAACATTATAAGATTTGGACTATATTAATAGATCATAAGTTTCAAGGAAAAGGTTTAGGAAAAGCTGCATTAAAAAAAATTATACAAGAATTAAAAGATAATAAAGATTGCAATGAAATTTACCTTAATTTTCACCCTAAAAATATAAGGGCAAAAAATCTTTATGAATCTTTAGGTTTTAAATATACTGGTGAAAAAATATGGATAAATAAGAAACTTTATGAAGATGTTTATTCTGAAATTTATGAAGGAATAAATTATGAATTATTATATAAATTAACCTTATAGTTTACTTTTAAAATTATTATATATTTGTAGTCTAAAGCCCTTTCACATTGTATATAATCTTGAATTTATTTAATCTTAGTCTAATAAAAATATTAGAAATTAAATAACAAAAAAATTATATATTATTCTGAATACAATATTAAATTTATTATACAAAAGAGGTATCCTAAAATAAAATTAGTTTTAATTTTATTTTAGGATACCTCTTTATTTATTATCAAGTTCTATTAATAAAAATTATTCTATAACAAAAATATACTTTAAACCAGTTTTTTATATTAAATAAAACCCATATACTTGCTTATAGTTTTATAAACTGAATTTTCATCATTATTACCTGCTATAAAATTAGCCTGTTGCTTTACATCATCTGGGGCATTTTCCATAGCATAGCTATAATAAGCTTGTTTAAACATAGTTATATCATTATAATAATCTCCAAAAACCATAGTATTATCTTTTTCTATATTAAATTTTTTCTGAAGTATTTTTATAGCATGTCCTTTACTTACTTCTTTGTTCATAATATCTATCCATTTATCTCCTGAAGCAACAAATTGAAGATCTTTATTTAAATTTTCTTTTAAATAATCAAGCATAGGTGCTTTAATACCATCTTTAACATAATAACTTATTTTTTGAACAGGTTTGTCTACTTCATCAAAAGATTTGTATTCTATATAAGGTACATTATAAAAACTAAACTCTTCTTTAATACTTTCAGAAGGATTTACAACAAGAGCTTCATTTTCTCCTGCTAAAATTAATTCTTCTCCAAAATTTCTTTTTAAATTTTCTACTGATTTTATATATTCTTTATTTACATAATTAGCATAAAGAGTTGTCCCATTTTTGCTATATTTTATAAGTGCTCCATTATGAGCTATTAGTATCATATCTTCCTTTACGCTATTAAAATTTTCATTTAATTGGGAATAAAATCTTCCACTAGCTGCTGCAAATCTCACCCCATTTTTATGTAAATCATTTATTAAATTAAATACCTTATTATATATTTTACCTTCACTATTTACTAGTGTTCCATCTAAATCTGTAGCTATAAATTTTATCATTTTTTACCTCCTATGTTTTGTGTCACTTTATATTTAAAATTTCATATGATTGTTGTATTTTGTGATATATTTTTTGTACTTTCCTATTATATCATACCTAAAATATTTATCTGAATAAATTGCATATTCCTTTATTAAATGATTCAAATAAATAATCCTGTATCTTAAATGAACTAATATTAAGATACAGGATTTATTTTTATAATAGTTTTATAAATTACATAAATCTATTTATATTCTCGATTTATTTATAATTAGTTATCTTTTTCTGCTGCCTCTACTATATGTTTTAACAATAAAGTAGTTGTAACACTTCCCACTCCTTTTGGAACTGGAGTTATAGCCTTTACTTTGTCTTGTACATTTTCAAAATCTACATCCCCACATAGTTTTCCATTTTCGTCTACATTAATACTTACATCTATAACTATGGAATCTTTATTAAAATATTCCTCTTTTATTAATTTAGCTTTTCCTATAGCTGTTACTACTATATCTGCTTTTTTTGTTATAGATGGTAAATCTACAGTTCTTGAATGGCATATAGTAACAGTGGCATTATTGGATAAAGCCATCATAGCTAATGGTTTTCCTACTACCATGCTTCTGTTTATAATAGCTATATTTTTTCCTTTTAAATCTATATCATAATATTTTAATATCTCCATTACAGCTTCAGGAGTGCAAGGCATAAATCCATCCAAATCACCTTCAAATATTTTTTCTAAATTTAAAGGATGCATGCAATCAATGTCTTTATTTAATGCTATAGCAGAATTTATTATACTTTCATTTAAATGTTTAGGATATGGTCTAAATACTAATATACCGTGGATATTTTTTTCATCATTTAACTCTTCCATTAATTTTAAAAAGTCATTTTCTAATATATCTTCCTTTAGTTCATATACCTTAGTTTCTATGTTTAGTTTTTCACAGTTTTTTATTATGCTTCTTTCATAAGATATATCATCCTGTTTATTTCCCATACGTAGGATTGCTAATTTGGGTATTATATTTTTTTCTTTTAATTTATCTATTCTTAAATTTAAATCTTCTTTTATTTTTAAAGCTACTTCATTTCCATATAATATTTTAGTCATTACTCATTTCCCCTTATTAAGTTCTCTACATAACTATAAACCTTATCTGCTTTAGTTGAATATTTAGAAACTAATATATTAATTTCTTCTTCTAAAGAATTCTTTATATCATTATTTTTCATCATGCCAGTATTTATATATACATTTAACTTGGAAGCTTCTAGTGCTGTTTTGCAAAATAAAACTCCTACCCCTACATCACTTATAGCAATTCTAGTTCCCTTTTTAGCTAATTCATAATGGAGATCTATTGTCTCTGCTGCACATTTAGCTATTTCTAGTGGTACTAAACTAGCCTTATATAAAGCTTCTTCCATAATTTTATCTTTATATGCTTTTTCTTCTTCTGTATTTTTAGGTAATCCATAGGCTTTAGATAATGGATAAAATACTTCAGCATCTTTATTTACTAATGATTCTAATTTTTCTATTAGTAGTTCCCCTTCTTTTAATATTTCCTTTACATCCGCTTCTACATCTTTATATTTTTTCTTTCCTATAGTAAGATTTGCTACCATATTGCCTAAAGCCATACCTAAAGCTCCTACATAGGCACAAGCCCCACCTCCACCTGGCACAGGTTCTTTAGAGGATAAAATATTTATAAATTTCCTACAACTTTTATCTAACATAAAAATCCACCTACCTTATTAATTATTGTTATTTTACTAAAAATATATTAAATCAATTACACATTTGATAATTGTATCTATGTTATATTATATATTACTTTTTGTAGTTATAACTATAAAATTTTGCAGTTATAGCTATAAAGTCTTGATTTATAACTATAAGACTTTATTACTCATACTATAGGAATCAAATATATATGTCTTTATCTTGCATTAATAACCTATAGCCAAATAACCATTTTATGAATATATTGTTTATTCCTATTTAAACAATGCTAATTATATCCATCTGTCATCTACGCTATTTATAGCTTCTATATTTTAAAAACTATTTATTTTCTAAAGCAATTATTAAATTAGTTAAAGTCTCATTTACGGGTGTTTTTATGTTGAATCTTATTCCTTCTCTTACAATAGCTCCATTTATTACTTCTATTTCTGTTTTTTTATTGTTTAAAACATCTTGTAACATAGAAGATTTATTTTCTGCCGTTTTTAGAGCTACTTTTTCTACTATTTTTATCATCTCTTCTTCATCAAAATTAAATCCCTTAGCATTAGCTACCATTACCGCCTCTGTAACTGCATTTTTCATAATACTTTTTGCAGCATTTTGTTTTAAAATTTCTCCATTCTTTATTTTTAAAATAGCTGTTATAGCATTAATACCGACATTTATAATAAGTTTATTCCAAATAAGTTCGCTAGGATCTTTGCATATATGTACATTAAACCCACTATGCTTTAAAATATTTTCTAATTTTTTTAAAATGATATCTTCTTTTCCGGAATACATTCCTATATAAGTGTCTCCAGAGCCTGCATGTTTTATATTCCCTGCTTTTAAAATGGTGCATCCTTCTCCAGTAGTTCCTACTACTATTCTATCTTTATTTATATACTTTTCTATTTTTTCTCCATTTCCGTATCCATTTTGAAGAGTTAAAACATAGGTATTTTTTCCTATCATATTTTTATTTTCTAAAATTGCTTCCTCTGTTTTTGTGGATTTTACAAATACTATTGCTAAATCTACTATTCCTATCTCATTAGAGTCTAGCACAGCCATTGGATGAAATTTTGATCTATTATTACCATCTTCTATTACTAATCCATCTTTATTTATAGCATTTATATGTTCTTCCCATTTATTAATTAAATAAACTTCCTCTCCACTTTTATGTAAATAAGCCCCATATAAAGAACCCATAGCTCCAGCACCTATTATAGCAATTTTCATGTTCTCTCCCCCAAATTTATTTATTTTCTCATTAGCTCTATAATAATCTGATTCCACTTTGCAAAATTTATAGTATTATTAAATTTAAACTTCATTATTAATATTCTAAATCTAAAAAATAATTTCATCAAATAGCTTATAATAGTCCTAAGTTTATATCTTTTTATAGATTATATCATTATATAGCAATAAAAGCATAAAAAATTAGGCCTTTATTATACTTGACCTAATTTTTTATGTTTTAATATTCTCTTTTAAAACTATCTTTATAATAATTTTATTAAATCATCTAGTGTTAAACATGCTTTATAAATTTTTTTAATTACTTATTAAGTTTACTAAATTCTATAGCTAAATCTGAAGCTATAGCTACATTATTATAAACTAATTGTATATTAGCTTCTAAACTTTTTCCTTCAGTTATGTCTTTTACTTTAGATAATAAGAATGGTGTACTTTCTTTCCCCTTTATACCCTTTTCTTCTGCTTCTTTAACTGCATCATTTATAGCTTTTGTTATGATATCATAATCCATTTGATATTCTTCTGGTATTGGATTAGCTACTACCATTCCACCTTTTAATCCTAAATCCCATTTAGCCTTTAAAGCTTCTGCCAATTCTTTTGCTGTATCTACTTTATAATCTACTTTAAATCCGCTCTTTCTTGTATAAAATGCTGGTAACTCTTCTGTACCAAAACCTACTACTGGCACACCTTGAGTTTCTAGGTATTCTAATGTTAAGCCTATATCTAATATAGATTTTGCACCAGCACAAACTACCGCTACATCAGTATTAGCTAATTCTTGAAGATCCGCTGATATATCAAAGCTTTCCTGTGCTCCTCTATGAACTCCACCTATTCCACCTGTTCCAAAGACTTTTATTCCTGCCAAACTAGCTATAATCATAGTAGATGCTACTGTTGTTGCACCATCTAATTTTTTAGCTAATATAAATGGTATATCTCTTCTACTAGTTTTAATTACATCTCTTCCCTTTTTACCTAAGTATTCTATTTCATCCTTTGATAAACCGACTTTTAATTTACCATTTAATATAGCTATAGTAGCAGGCACTACACCTTTATCTCTTACTATTTTTTCTACATTTAATGCAGTTTCTACATTTTTAGGATAAGGCATTCCATGTGATATTATAGTTGATTCTAAAGCTATTACTGGTTTATTTTCTTTTAAAGCCTCTAATACTTCATTGCTTATTTCTAAATATTTCTCTAACATATTCCTATCTCCTTCATCTTATTATTTATGCTCCAAACTGACATATTTGGATTTATAGTGTTTTCATGGGATAAAGCTAATATGGAAGCTGTCATTGAAAACTTAATAGTTTCTTTTAAAGAAAAATCTTTTAAACAACAATATGCCATAGCTGCCATAAAAGCATCTCCTGCTCCTGTTGCATTTATAACTTTAACTTTAGGATTAGATATTTTGCCTTTGTTTTTTCCATCATTATAATAAACTCCTTCTTCACCTAAAGTTATAAACACTCTTTTTACTCCCTTTTCTAAGAAAAATTCAGCTACCTTTTCTAAATCTTCTTCTTCTTTTATAGGAATTCCAGATAACATTTCTGCTTCAATCTTGTTTGGTTTAATAGTATGAAACTTTCCTATAATATTTTTTACTTTTTTAGCTTTGGTAGTAGATACCGTATCTAAAAAGAATTTTGTATTTTTATAATTATTAACTATATATTCTATAATCTCTTGTGGTATATTAGTATCAACTATACATACACTTGAATTCTCTATAACATTTTTTTTACTTTTAATAAAATCTAAAGGTATTTTATCGAATATATCCATGTGAGCTATAGCAACTATCATATCTCCTTTTTCATCTAAAATTGAAAGATAAGTAGAAGTTGAATCTTCTCTCATAACTATAGAATGTTCCATATCCATACCTATAATTTTTGCTTCTTCTAATATTTTATTTCCGTATATATCCTCTCCTAAAGCAGTTATAAGTTTTGTATTTACACCTAATTTAGTTAGATTTTCTCCTATGTTTCTACCTACTCCTCCTAATGACATTTTACTCTTTCCCGGATTAGAATCCTTATATATTAATTTATCATTAGGAAAACCTTGTATATCCATATTAGCTCCACCAATTATAGAAACATATTCTTCATCCTTTGAAACTATATAACCTTTACCTAAAAGATATCCTTTTTTCAAAAGATTAGTTATATGCACTGCTGCAGAAGATCTAGTTATACCTAATTTTTCTGCTAATTCTTTTTGGGATATCATTGGATCTTTTTTTATTAATTCCAAAATTTCTTTTTCTCTATTAGTCATATCTATCCCCTCAAAATCCTTTTCTTAATGTATGCTTAGTTAATAAGCATTTGTTTAAATAAATAATATCATATATTTTTTACATTTTCAATATTTATTTTTTCTTACTTATATTTTATTAAATTTCAAATTAACTCTATGGACTATATAATCATTAACTTTTTTAGTATAATTTAAACTATGTGTTTAAAAATTCATATTTATATAATATTTATACTAATACTAAATTTGTCTTATAATTTAAAAATAATTTTTAATAAGGACTATGAATAACTATTTTAACTTACTATATATCAAGGGGGATTACTTATGAAGAATTCTAGAATATATTTTTTAATGATTTTATCTACTTTATTTTGGGGTGGGGCTTTTATTGCTGCAAAATTTTCTGCACCTTTTATTCCACCTTTCACATTAACATTTTTAAGATTTTTAATAGCCACATTAATATTATTTTTCATAATTCTAATTAAAGAAAAAAATATATACAAACTAAAGAAAAAAGATATTCCAGTATTTTTATTTACTGGAATAATAGGAATGGTTGGATATCACATTTTCTTTTTTAAAGCTTCCACATATACTACAGCTACAAATTCATCTTTAATAGCTGCATCTAACCCTATTATAACTTGCTTATTAAGTGTTATCTTTCTTAAAGAAAAACTTAGTTCAAAAGGAATTATAGGAATTATTCTTTCATTTACAGGAGTACTCTTAACTATAACTAATGGTTCTGTAGCTAATATCTTAAATATAAATTTTAATAAAGGTGATATTCTAATGATAATAGCTGTATTATGTTGGGCTTCTTATGGAGTTTTTAGTAAAAAAGTAATGCCAAAATATTCTCCAATGACTTTAACTTTTTATAGTTTTTTATTCTGCACTCTATTTTTAATTCCTTTTGTTATTTATGAGAAACCTTTAACTATAATAAATAAAGTTCCATATTACTCATATATATCAATTTTATATATGAGCATATTTGCTTCTGTCATAGGATATTTAGTTCAACAAATATCCATAAAACAAATAGGGCCGTCTAAAACCTCTATTTTTGTTAATTTAGTTCCTATATTTTCTATAGTTCTATCAGCCATAATATTGAGTGAAAAAATAACCTTAATCACAATTCTATCAACAGCATTAATAATTGTAGGGGTTTATATATGTCAAAAATCTAATTAACAAAATATAATCATGTATTAGTGTAAATTACCTAAAAATAAAATAGATTTAATTTTAACACCACAAATGTCAAAATTAAATCTATTTTTAAATTTCCTCTATTGAAATTTATATTTAAAATAATATTTTATTTTTGTAAATCCCTATAACATTTCCATTCCTTAGCATATTCGTCTAATACATTATGAAGTACTTTACCTATTTTAGAATAAGCTTCATCATTTAAGTTAGCAAGAGATATTCTAATAGACCATTCTGGCCCATGGAACCCACCTCCGCCTAACAATACTATAGAAGATTTTTCTGCTAACCTTAATAATATATCTACAGGTTTATAATTTTTTTCTAAATAATCACTAAAGTTCTTTCCATAATTGCAGTGCGCCCACTGAAGTAAATCGAACTCTGTATAATAGGAAGCATCAAATTCATCTCTTTCAAATTCTATACCTAAGCCTTCATATAATAATTTTTGACGATGTCTGCATATCTTCTGAGTTAATTGTTTATATTTATTTTCCCTATCTAACATAGCAAATGCAGAAAAAAATGCCATTTGAACTTGCTGTGGAGTAGATAATCCTGCTGTATGATTAAGAGCCACTTGGCGACTATCTGCTACTATTCTATCAATAAAAAGGATTTCCTCTGGATTAGTAGACAATGCTCCATATCGTTTTCTAAGTGCTTCTTTTTTATCCTCTGGTAATTCTCTTATTAATTTATCAAATATGTTTTCCTCGTAAAGTGCAATAGTTCCAAGTCTCCATCCTGTTACTCCAAAATACTTTGAAAATGAATAAACACCTATAGTATTAAATGACAAATCTGCTACTAAAGAACGAAATTCATCTACAAAAGTTCCATATACATCATCAGAAATTATCATTAAATTGGGATTACTTTCATTAACAATTTGAACTATTTTATTTATAGAATCCTGTTTTATAGCTACAGAAGGCGGGTTACTAGGGTTAACTACAAATAACGCTTTAATACTTGAATCTCTCAACTTTTCTAATTCTTCTTCAGGATATTGCCAAGTATGAGTTCCATCCTCTTTTGTCTCTGTTGCACTAATTTTAACCACTTCAAAATCATAACGTGGTATTAGTGGTATCTCAAGATAAGGAGTA
Above is a window of Clostridium sporogenes DNA encoding:
- a CDS encoding winged helix-turn-helix transcriptional regulator, whose translation is MTNREKEILELIKKDPMISQKELAEKLGITRSSAAVHITNLLKKGYLLGKGYIVSKDEEYVSIIGGANMDIQGFPNDKLIYKDSNPGKSKMSLGGVGRNIGENLTKLGVNTKLITALGEDIYGNKILEEAKIIGMDMEHSIVMREDSTSTYLSILDEKGDMIVAIAHMDIFDKIPLDFIKSKKNVIENSSVCIVDTNIPQEIIEYIVNNYKNTKFFLDTVSTTKAKKVKNIIGKFHTIKPNKIEAEMLSGIPIKEEEDLEKVAEFFLEKGVKRVFITLGEEGVYYNDGKNKGKISNPKVKVINATGAGDAFMAAMAYCCLKDFSLKETIKFSMTASILALSHENTINPNMSVWSINNKMKEIGIC
- a CDS encoding bifunctional 5,10-methylenetetrahydrofolate dehydrogenase/5,10-methenyltetrahydrofolate cyclohydrolase gives rise to the protein MTKILYGNEVALKIKEDLNLRIDKLKEKNIIPKLAILRMGNKQDDISYERSIIKNCEKLNIETKVYELKEDILENDFLKLMEELNDEKNIHGILVFRPYPKHLNESIINSAIALNKDIDCMHPLNLEKIFEGDLDGFMPCTPEAVMEILKYYDIDLKGKNIAIINRSMVVGKPLAMMALSNNATVTICHSRTVDLPSITKKADIVVTAIGKAKLIKEEYFNKDSIVIDVSINVDENGKLCGDVDFENVQDKVKAITPVPKGVGSVTTTLLLKHIVEAAEKDN
- a CDS encoding Cof-type HAD-IIB family hydrolase, with amino-acid sequence MIKFIATDLDGTLVNSEGKIYNKVFNLINDLHKNGVRFAAASGRFYSQLNENFNSVKEDMILIAHNGALIKYSKNGTTLYANYVNKEYIKSVENLKRNFGEELILAGENEALVVNPSESIKEEFSFYNVPYIEYKSFDEVDKPVQKISYYVKDGIKAPMLDYLKENLNKDLQFVASGDKWIDIMNKEVSKGHAIKILQKKFNIEKDNTMVFGDYYNDITMFKQAYYSYAMENAPDDVKQQANFIAGNNDENSVYKTISKYMGFI
- the aspD gene encoding aspartate 4-decarboxylase — protein: MDNPNIQRIELEHIYGKISPFELKDRLISLAKESQIEKSAHALLDAGRGNPNWTAAAPREAFFAFGQFAVEETRRVWNEGALAGMPKKEGIYKRFKEYIGKHEGKPGIELLDNIVHYGIDIKGFDRDCFVYELADGIIGDNYPVPDRMLIHVEKVVQDYLMQEMCYNKPLKGKFNLFAVEGATAAMCYIFDSLIANELLQRGDRIAIMTPIFTPYLEIPLIPRYDFEVVKISATETKEDGTHTWQYPEEELEKLRDSSIKALFVVNPSNPPSVAIKQDSINKIVQIVNESNPNLMIISDDVYGTFVDEFRSLVADLSFNTIGVYSFSKYFGVTGWRLGTIALYEENIFDKLIRELPEDKKEALRKRYGALSTNPEEILFIDRIVADSRQVALNHTAGLSTPQQVQMAFFSAFAMLDRENKYKQLTQKICRHRQKLLYEGLGIEFERDEFDASYYTEFDLLQWAHCNYGKNFSDYLEKNYKPVDILLRLAEKSSIVLLGGGGFHGPEWSIRISLANLNDEAYSKIGKVLHNVLDEYAKEWKCYRDLQK
- a CDS encoding GNAT family N-acetyltransferase; this encodes MNLFFEDITTNNFYDCILLSTNNNGSHYIFEEFVDSVAFSVAISKVESKLIPKIIFSEKDMVGFALYGYCQAEKHYKIWTILIDHKFQGKGLGKAALKKIIQELKDNKDCNEIYLNFHPKNIRAKNLYESLGFKYTGEKIWINKKLYEDVYSEIYEGINYELLYKLTL
- a CDS encoding DMT family transporter, producing MKNSRIYFLMILSTLFWGGAFIAAKFSAPFIPPFTLTFLRFLIATLILFFIILIKEKNIYKLKKKDIPVFLFTGIIGMVGYHIFFFKASTYTTATNSSLIAASNPIITCLLSVIFLKEKLSSKGIIGIILSFTGVLLTITNGSVANILNINFNKGDILMIIAVLCWASYGVFSKKVMPKYSPMTLTFYSFLFCTLFLIPFVIYEKPLTIINKVPYYSYISILYMSIFASVIGYLVQQISIKQIGPSKTSIFVNLVPIFSIVLSAIILSEKITLITILSTALIIVGVYICQKSN
- a CDS encoding cyclodeaminase/cyclohydrolase family protein; this encodes MLDKSCRKFINILSSKEPVPGGGGACAYVGALGMALGNMVANLTIGKKKYKDVEADVKEILKEGELLIEKLESLVNKDAEVFYPLSKAYGLPKNTEEEKAYKDKIMEEALYKASLVPLEIAKCAAETIDLHYELAKKGTRIAISDVGVGVLFCKTALEASKLNVYINTGMMKNNDIKNSLEEEINILVSKYSTKADKVYSYVENLIRGNE
- a CDS encoding pseudouridine-5'-phosphate glycosidase; protein product: MLEKYLEISNEVLEALKENKPVIALESTIISHGMPYPKNVETALNVEKIVRDKGVVPATIAILNGKLKVGLSKDEIEYLGKKGRDVIKTSRRDIPFILAKKLDGATTVASTMIIASLAGIKVFGTGGIGGVHRGAQESFDISADLQELANTDVAVVCAGAKSILDIGLTLEYLETQGVPVVGFGTEELPAFYTRKSGFKVDYKVDTAKELAEALKAKWDLGLKGGMVVANPIPEEYQMDYDIITKAINDAVKEAEEKGIKGKESTPFLLSKVKDITEGKSLEANIQLVYNNVAIASDLAIEFSKLNK
- a CDS encoding 2-dehydropantoate 2-reductase — encoded protein: MKIAIIGAGAMGSLYGAYLHKSGEEVYLINKWEEHINAINKDGLVIEDGNNRSKFHPMAVLDSNEIGIVDLAIVFVKSTKTEEAILENKNMIGKNTYVLTLQNGYGNGEKIEKYINKDRIVVGTTGEGCTILKAGNIKHAGSGDTYIGMYSGKEDIILKKLENILKHSGFNVHICKDPSELIWNKLIINVGINAITAILKIKNGEILKQNAAKSIMKNAVTEAVMVANAKGFNFDEEEMIKIVEKVALKTAENKSSMLQDVLNNKKTEIEVINGAIVREGIRFNIKTPVNETLTNLIIALENK